From the Streptococcus oralis ATCC 35037 genome, one window contains:
- the scrK gene encoding fructokinase ScrK — MTKLYGSLEAGGTKFVCAVGDENFNIVEKTQFPTTTPIETIDKTIEFFSKFDNLAGLAIGSFGPIDIDKNSKTYGFITTTPKPHWANVDLLGALRRALNVPMYFTTDVNSSAYGEVVARNNAGGRIENLVYYTIGTGIGAGVIQRGEFIGGVGHPEMGHYYVAKHPMDEEKEFNGVCPFHKGCLEGFAAGPSLEARTGIRGENIELNSSVWDVQAYYIAQAAVNATVTFRPDVIVFGGGVMAQQHMLDRVREKFTALLNGYLPVPDVRDYIVTPAVAGNGSATLGNFVLAKSVAK, encoded by the coding sequence ATGACAAAATTATATGGAAGCTTAGAAGCGGGCGGTACAAAGTTTGTCTGTGCTGTCGGGGATGAAAATTTTAACATTGTAGAAAAAACACAGTTTCCTACAACAACTCCTATCGAGACTATCGATAAAACCATCGAGTTCTTTTCAAAATTCGACAATCTTGCAGGTCTTGCCATCGGTTCCTTCGGTCCTATCGATATCGATAAAAACTCAAAAACCTATGGCTTTATCACAACGACTCCAAAACCTCACTGGGCAAATGTAGACCTACTTGGTGCCCTACGTCGTGCCCTCAACGTACCCATGTATTTCACCACTGACGTAAATAGCTCTGCCTATGGTGAAGTAGTTGCTCGTAACAATGCTGGTGGTCGTATCGAAAACTTGGTTTACTACACGATCGGTACAGGGATTGGTGCAGGTGTTATCCAACGTGGTGAGTTTATCGGAGGTGTCGGTCACCCTGAGATGGGTCACTACTATGTGGCTAAACACCCAATGGACGAGGAAAAAGAATTTAACGGCGTTTGTCCTTTCCACAAGGGCTGTTTGGAAGGTTTTGCGGCTGGTCCAAGTCTCGAAGCCCGTACAGGTATTCGTGGTGAAAACATCGAACTCAACAGTTCTGTCTGGGATGTTCAAGCCTATTATATCGCTCAAGCTGCGGTCAATGCTACAGTGACTTTCCGTCCAGATGTGATCGTCTTTGGTGGTGGGGTTATGGCCCAACAACACATGCTGGACCGTGTGCGTGAGAAATTCACAGCTCTTCTCAATGGCTACCTACCAGTACCAGACG
- a CDS encoding hydroxymethylglutaryl-CoA synthase: MTIGIDKIGFATSQYVLKLQDLAEARGVDPEKFSKGLLLNEISIAPLTEDIVTLAASASNSILTEKEKEEIDMVIVATESGIDQSKAAAVFVHGLLGIQPFARSFEIKEACYGATAALHYAKLHVENSPESKVLVIASDIAKYGVGTPGEPTQGAGSVAMLITQNPRIMAFNNDNVAQTRDIMDFWRPNYSSTPYVNGMYSTQQYLDCLTTTWDEYKKRYDWTMDDFAAICFHLPYPKLALKGLRKMMDKTLSQEKQDSLQENFDKSILYSQMIGNIYTGSLFLGLLSLLENAENLKAGDKIVLYSYGSGAVSEFFSGELVEGYEAYLDKDRLSKLKQRTALSVADYEKVFFEELQLDESGSAQFAGYEHQDYALVEIVDHQRRYSKVEK, translated from the coding sequence ATGACAATCGGTATTGATAAGATTGGTTTTGCGACCAGTCAATATGTCTTGAAATTACAAGACTTAGCAGAAGCGAGGGGAGTTGACCCCGAAAAATTTAGCAAGGGCCTCTTGTTAAATGAAATTAGTATTGCGCCACTGACTGAGGACATTGTTACCTTGGCAGCCAGTGCAAGCAACTCTATTTTAACAGAAAAAGAAAAAGAAGAAATCGATATGGTCATCGTGGCGACCGAGTCAGGGATTGACCAGAGTAAGGCAGCGGCAGTCTTTGTTCATGGCCTATTAGGCATTCAGCCTTTCGCCCGTAGCTTTGAAATCAAAGAAGCCTGCTATGGAGCGACAGCTGCCCTTCATTATGCCAAGTTGCATGTGGAAAATTCTCCAGAGTCTAAGGTTTTGGTCATTGCCAGTGATATTGCCAAGTATGGTGTGGGAACTCCAGGTGAGCCAACTCAGGGTGCTGGAAGTGTGGCGATGTTGATTACTCAGAATCCACGCATCATGGCCTTTAACAATGATAATGTTGCCCAAACACGCGACATCATGGATTTCTGGCGTCCGAACTACTCAAGCACTCCTTATGTAAACGGCATGTACTCGACCCAACAGTATCTTGATTGCCTGACAACGACTTGGGATGAATACAAGAAACGCTATGATTGGACGATGGATGACTTTGCGGCTATCTGCTTCCATTTGCCTTATCCTAAGTTGGCCCTAAAAGGCTTGCGCAAGATGATGGACAAGACTCTATCTCAGGAGAAGCAGGATAGTTTGCAAGAAAACTTTGATAAGTCCATTCTCTACAGTCAGATGATTGGGAATATCTACACAGGTTCCCTCTTCCTCGGGCTTCTCTCCCTTTTGGAAAATGCAGAAAATTTGAAAGCTGGAGATAAAATTGTCCTCTACAGTTACGGAAGTGGAGCGGTTTCAGAGTTCTTTAGTGGAGAACTGGTTGAAGGCTATGAGGCTTATCTCGACAAAGATCGCTTGAGCAAACTAAAGCAACGTACAGCATTGTCTGTTGCAGACTATGAAAAAGTCTTCTTCGAAGAATTGCAGTTGGATGAATCTGGTTCAGCCCAATTTGCAGGTTATGAACATCAAGACTATGCCTTGGTTGAAATTGTCGACCACCAACGCCGTTATAGCAAGGTTGAAAAATAA
- a CDS encoding threonine/serine exporter family protein, whose product MDESRELNAVIDVIMLAGTILLKSGSEIHRVEDTMIRIAHSQGILDCNVLAMPAAIFFSIENTNISRMKRVTSSSYNIEKVCDVNQVSRELVGGQIDLSTAFKKLKEIGNQALPYTKFQVTVAATLSAPFFSIMFGGNVYDAFGAAIATLFGFAFSLYVEKFVRIPFVTAFAGAFVFGLIAQFWARYTGFPSTADLIIAGAVMPFVPGIALTNAVRDIMTNHINSGMSKMFESLLITLALGAGTSVALVLMT is encoded by the coding sequence ATGGACGAATCGAGAGAGTTGAATGCCGTCATTGATGTGATTATGCTAGCAGGAACCATTCTCCTGAAAAGTGGCTCAGAGATTCATCGGGTCGAGGATACGATGATCCGTATTGCCCATTCGCAGGGAATATTGGATTGCAATGTTCTTGCCATGCCCGCAGCTATTTTCTTTTCTATTGAAAATACCAATATTTCTCGGATGAAACGGGTGACCTCATCCTCTTATAACATTGAAAAAGTTTGCGATGTCAACCAAGTATCACGGGAGCTTGTGGGCGGGCAGATTGATCTCTCGACAGCCTTTAAAAAGCTCAAAGAAATTGGTAATCAAGCCCTTCCTTATACAAAGTTCCAAGTGACTGTAGCAGCGACCCTCAGTGCCCCTTTCTTCTCGATTATGTTTGGGGGCAATGTTTATGACGCTTTTGGTGCAGCTATTGCAACTTTATTTGGATTTGCCTTCTCTCTCTATGTCGAGAAGTTTGTCCGCATTCCTTTTGTAACGGCCTTTGCAGGTGCCTTTGTTTTCGGCTTGATCGCCCAGTTCTGGGCCCGCTATACAGGCTTTCCTTCGACAGCAGACCTGATTATAGCAGGAGCGGTCATGCCCTTTGTTCCAGGGATTGCTCTGACAAATGCGGTACGGGATATCATGACCAACCATATCAACTCTGGTATGAGCAAGATGTTTGAATCCCTGCTCATTACCCTCGCTTTAGGGGCCGGTACCTCCGTCGCCCTAGTTTTGATGACATAA
- a CDS encoding hydroxymethylglutaryl-CoA reductase, degradative, protein MKRSWNGFSKKSYHERLELLKAQALLSPEKQTSLEQDEQVSLAVADQLSENVVGTFSLPYSIIPELVVNGKDYTVPYVTEEPSVVAAASYASKIIKRAGGFTAQVHERQMIGQVALYQVADPEQAQEKIASKKAELLELANQAYPSIVKRGGGARDLHVEQIKGETDFLVAYLHVDTQEAMGANMLNTMLEALKPVLEELSQGQSLMGILSNYATDSLVTASCRIAFRYLSPQRDQGREIAEKIALASQFAQADPYRAATHNKGIFNGIDAILIATGNDWRAIEAGAHAFASRDGRYQGLSQWTLDMEKEELVGQMTLPMPVATKGGSIGLNPRVALSHELLGNPSAKELAQIIVSIGLAQNFAALKALVSTGIQQGHMKLQAKSLALLAGASESEVAPLVERLIADKTFNLETAQRYLENLRS, encoded by the coding sequence ATGAAGAGAAGTTGGAATGGATTTTCTAAAAAGTCATACCATGAGCGCCTTGAGTTACTGAAAGCTCAGGCGCTCCTTAGTCCTGAAAAGCAAACCAGTCTGGAGCAGGATGAACAAGTCAGCTTGGCAGTTGCAGACCAGCTGAGTGAGAATGTAGTGGGAACTTTTTCTCTGCCTTATTCCATTATTCCAGAGCTTGTGGTGAATGGTAAAGACTACACAGTTCCCTATGTGACAGAAGAACCCTCAGTGGTTGCTGCGGCCAGCTATGCTAGTAAAATCATCAAGCGAGCAGGTGGCTTTACTGCTCAAGTACATGAGCGCCAGATGATTGGTCAGGTAGCCCTTTATCAAGTTGCTGATCCTGAACAAGCGCAAGAAAAGATTGCCAGCAAGAAAGCCGAACTCTTGGAACTTGCCAATCAAGCCTATCCTTCTATCGTCAAACGTGGTGGCGGGGCGCGTGATTTGCATGTAGAGCAGATCAAGGGAGAAACAGACTTTCTCGTTGCTTATCTTCATGTCGATACTCAGGAAGCCATGGGAGCCAATATGCTCAACACCATGCTGGAGGCTTTGAAACCAGTCTTAGAAGAACTCAGTCAGGGACAGAGCCTTATGGGGATCCTGTCCAACTACGCGACTGATTCTCTGGTGACTGCAAGCTGTCGTATCGCCTTTCGCTACTTGAGTCCCCAAAGGGACCAAGGACGAGAAATTGCGGAGAAAATAGCCTTGGCCAGCCAGTTTGCGCAGGCTGATCCCTACCGAGCGGCTACCCATAATAAAGGGATTTTTAATGGTATTGATGCCATTTTAATCGCCACGGGTAATGACTGGCGTGCTATCGAAGCTGGGGCCCATGCCTTTGCCAGTCGAGACGGGCGCTATCAAGGTCTTAGTCAATGGACGCTGGACATGGAAAAAGAAGAATTGGTCGGCCAGATGACCCTGCCCATGCCGGTAGCGACCAAGGGTGGCTCTATCGGTCTCAACCCTCGTGTAGCCCTCAGTCATGAACTACTAGGAAATCCTTCAGCCAAGGAATTGGCTCAGATTATCGTGTCCATCGGTCTTGCCCAAAACTTTGCGGCCCTCAAAGCCTTAGTAAGTACGGGCATCCAGCAAGGCCACATGAAATTACAGGCCAAATCCCTAGCGCTCCTAGCAGGTGCTAGTGAGTCCGAGGTAGCTCCCCTCGTTGAGCGCCTCATCGCAGATAAAACCTTTAACTTAGAGACAGCCCAGCGCTATCTCGAAAACTTAAGATCATAA
- a CDS encoding sucrose-6-phosphate hydrolase — MEWTTERRYRRYEDWSNDEIKQIKEKMAQSPWHTRYHVEPKMGLLNDPNGFSYFDGKWILFYQNFPFGAAHGLKSWVQLESDDLVHFTETGVKVLPDTPLDSHGAYSGSAMQFGDQLFLFYTGNVRDENWIRHPYQIGALMDKDGKITKIDKILIDQPSDSTDHFRDPQIFNFKGQYYAIVGGQDLEKKGFVRLYKAIDNDYTNWQAVGELDFANDRTAYMMECPNLVFVGEQPVLLYCPQGLDKAILDYDNIYPNMYKIGASFDPENAKMVDVSPLQNLDYGFEAYATQAFNAPDGRALAVSWLGLPDVSYPSDRFDHQGTFSLVKELTIKDGKLYQYPVAATKELRSSEEVVSNRTQTNNTYELELNLETNSQSEIVLLADKEGKGLSINFDLVNGQVTVDRSQAGEQYAQEFGTTRSCPINNQATTATIFIDKSVFEIFINKGEKVFSGRVFPHADQNGILIKSGNPTGTYYELDYGRKTN; from the coding sequence ATGGAATGGACAACCGAGCGCCGTTACAGACGCTATGAAGACTGGTCTAATGATGAAATCAAGCAAATCAAGGAAAAGATGGCACAATCTCCTTGGCATACTCGTTACCATGTCGAGCCTAAAATGGGGCTTCTCAATGATCCAAATGGCTTTTCTTATTTTGATGGCAAATGGATTCTCTTTTACCAAAACTTCCCCTTCGGTGCAGCCCATGGATTGAAGTCTTGGGTGCAGCTTGAAAGTGATGATTTAGTGCACTTTACAGAAACTGGAGTCAAAGTTTTGCCAGATACTCCATTAGATAGCCACGGTGCCTACTCTGGTTCTGCCATGCAGTTTGGCGATCAGTTGTTCCTATTTTATACTGGAAATGTCCGTGATGAAAATTGGATTCGTCACCCTTACCAGATTGGTGCTCTGATGGATAAGGATGGCAAGATTACAAAGATTGACAAGATCTTGATTGACCAGCCATCAGACTCTACTGATCACTTCCGTGACCCACAAATTTTCAACTTTAAGGGGCAATATTATGCCATCGTGGGTGGTCAAGACTTGGAGAAAAAAGGCTTCGTCCGTCTCTATAAGGCTATAGATAATGACTACACCAACTGGCAAGCAGTTGGCGAACTTGACTTTGCTAACGATCGCACTGCCTACATGATGGAATGTCCAAATCTAGTCTTTGTAGGGGAGCAACCTGTCCTTCTCTACTGCCCACAAGGATTGGATAAGGCTATTCTAGACTATGACAATATCTATCCAAACATGTACAAAATCGGGGCTTCCTTTGATCCTGAAAATGCCAAAATGGTCGATGTGTCTCCATTGCAAAATCTAGACTATGGTTTTGAAGCCTATGCAACGCAAGCCTTCAACGCTCCAGATGGACGTGCACTAGCAGTAAGTTGGCTTGGGTTACCAGATGTTTCCTACCCATCTGACCGTTTTGACCACCAAGGAACCTTCTCATTGGTCAAAGAACTCACTATCAAAGATGGCAAACTCTACCAATACCCTGTCGCAGCCACCAAAGAACTCCGTTCTTCTGAAGAGGTCGTCTCAAACCGTACTCAAACCAATAACACCTATGAACTCGAGCTCAACTTGGAGACCAATAGCCAAAGCGAGATTGTCTTGCTTGCTGATAAAGAAGGCAAGGGGCTTTCAATCAACTTTGACCTTGTCAATGGACAGGTGACAGTGGATCGTAGTCAGGCTGGTGAACAGTACGCCCAAGAATTTGGTACGACTCGTTCTTGCCCTATCAATAACCAAGCTACAACTGCTACTATCTTCATCGACAAGTCAGTCTTTGAAATTTTCATCAATAAAGGAGAAAAAGTATTTTCTGGTCGTGTCTTCCCACATGCAGACCAAAATGGTATCCTCATCAAGTCTGGAAACCCAACTGGAACTTACTATGAATTAGATTATGGTCGCAAAACTAACTGA
- a CDS encoding sucrose-specific PTS transporter subunit IIBC — MNNQDIAKKVIEALGGRENVNSVAHCATRLRVMVKDEGKINKEVIENLDKVQGAFFNSGQYQIIFGTGTVNKMYDEVVALGLPTSSKEDMKAEAAKQGNWFQRAIRTFGDVFVPIIPVIVATGLFMGLRGLMNALGMTLPDDVKIYSEILTDTAFIILPGLVVWSTFRVFGGNPAVGIVLGMMLVSGSLPNAWAVASGGEVTAMNFFGFIPVVGLQGSVLPAFIIGVVGAKFEKGLRKVVPDVLDLLVTPFVTLLVMSILGLFVIGPVFHVVENYILLGTKAILALPFGLGGLVIGGVHQLIVVSGVHHIFNLLEVQLLAADHANPFNAIITAAMTAQGAATVAVGVKTKNPKLKTLAFPAALSAFLGITEPAIFGVNLRFRKPFFLSLIAGAIGGGLASILGLAGTGNGITIIPGTMLYVGNGQLFQYLLMVAVSFVLGFALTYMFGYEDEKEVASEVATERLVQEETTGNIPVAPQNETIQTPIVGDVVALENVNDPVFSSGAMGQGIAVKPSQGVVYAPADAEVSIAFATGHAYGLKTANGAEILIHVGIDTVTMNGEGFEQKVAQGDKVKAGDVLGTFDSNKIAAAGLDDTTMVIVTNTADYASVTPVASGSVVKGDAIIEVKA, encoded by the coding sequence ATGAACAATCAGGATATTGCAAAAAAAGTCATCGAAGCCCTTGGCGGACGTGAAAATGTCAACAGTGTTGCCCACTGTGCGACTCGTCTACGTGTCATGGTCAAAGATGAAGGGAAAATCAATAAGGAAGTGATTGAGAACTTGGATAAAGTTCAAGGAGCTTTCTTTAACTCAGGTCAATACCAAATCATCTTTGGTACTGGTACAGTAAACAAGATGTACGACGAAGTCGTTGCACTTGGTTTGCCAACCTCTTCTAAAGAAGACATGAAAGCAGAAGCTGCTAAACAAGGAAACTGGTTCCAACGTGCTATCCGTACTTTCGGTGATGTCTTCGTGCCAATCATCCCAGTTATTGTAGCAACTGGTCTCTTCATGGGTCTTCGTGGTCTCATGAACGCTCTTGGAATGACACTTCCAGATGATGTGAAGATTTACTCAGAAATCCTTACAGATACAGCCTTCATCATCTTGCCAGGTTTGGTTGTATGGTCAACCTTCCGCGTATTCGGTGGAAATCCAGCCGTTGGTATCGTCCTCGGTATGATGCTGGTTTCTGGTTCACTTCCAAACGCTTGGGCAGTAGCATCAGGTGGTGAAGTAACAGCTATGAACTTCTTTGGCTTCATTCCTGTTGTTGGTTTGCAAGGTTCTGTTCTTCCAGCCTTCATCATTGGGGTGGTCGGAGCCAAGTTTGAAAAAGGCCTCCGAAAAGTAGTTCCAGATGTCTTGGATCTCTTGGTGACACCGTTCGTGACACTTTTGGTCATGTCTATCCTTGGACTTTTTGTCATCGGACCAGTCTTCCACGTTGTTGAAAACTATATCCTTCTCGGAACAAAAGCAATTCTTGCTTTGCCATTTGGTCTTGGTGGTTTGGTCATCGGTGGGGTTCACCAATTGATTGTCGTATCAGGTGTGCACCACATCTTCAACTTACTTGAAGTGCAATTGCTTGCTGCGGACCATGCCAACCCATTCAACGCTATCATCACTGCTGCTATGACAGCTCAAGGGGCTGCAACTGTTGCGGTTGGTGTTAAAACGAAAAATCCTAAACTAAAAACACTTGCTTTCCCAGCTGCTCTTTCTGCCTTCCTCGGTATTACAGAGCCTGCTATCTTCGGGGTAAACTTACGTTTCCGTAAACCATTCTTCCTTTCATTGATTGCTGGTGCTATCGGTGGTGGATTGGCTTCAATCCTTGGACTTGCTGGTACTGGTAATGGTATCACCATCATCCCTGGTACAATGTTGTACGTTGGGAATGGTCAATTGTTCCAATACCTTCTTATGGTAGCTGTATCATTCGTTCTTGGTTTTGCCCTTACTTACATGTTTGGTTACGAGGACGAAAAAGAAGTTGCTTCTGAAGTAGCGACAGAACGTTTGGTTCAAGAAGAAACGACTGGTAACATTCCAGTAGCTCCTCAAAATGAAACAATCCAAACTCCGATCGTTGGGGACGTGGTTGCTCTTGAGAATGTTAACGACCCAGTCTTTTCAAGTGGTGCAATGGGACAAGGGATTGCAGTGAAACCAAGCCAAGGCGTGGTTTACGCACCAGCTGATGCAGAAGTATCGATTGCTTTTGCTACAGGACATGCTTATGGTTTGAAGACAGCAAATGGAGCTGAAATCTTGATCCACGTTGGTATCGACACGGTGACTATGAACGGTGAAGGCTTTGAACAAAAAGTTGCTCAAGGCGACAAGGTCAAAGCTGGTGACGTTCTTGGAACATTTGACTCAAACAAAATCGCTGCTGCAGGTCTTGATGATACAACAATGGTTATCGTAACCAACACAGCAGACTATGCTTCTGTGACACCAGTCGCAAGCGGTTCAGTTGTCAAGGGTGACGCTATCATCGAAGTGAAAGCCTAG
- a CDS encoding threonine/serine exporter family protein yields the protein MTLTSILLQAVASLLAIITFLIVLNVQRSMLLPGGILGMGVWLLYLVLKEPTNVIIATFIAAVIGSCISQILSIVYKTPAVVFVLAILAPLVPGYLSYRTTAFFVTGDYSHAIASATLVVMLALVISIGMASGTVILKLYYYIRKQRGISS from the coding sequence ATGACTCTAACAAGTATTTTACTCCAAGCAGTAGCGAGTTTACTCGCCATTATCACCTTTCTAATCGTACTGAATGTTCAACGCTCCATGCTCCTACCTGGTGGTATTTTGGGAATGGGTGTTTGGCTCCTCTATCTCGTGCTCAAAGAACCAACCAATGTTATTATTGCGACCTTTATCGCAGCAGTAATTGGCTCTTGCATCAGTCAGATTTTAAGTATTGTCTATAAGACACCAGCGGTGGTCTTTGTCTTGGCTATTCTTGCCCCCTTGGTGCCAGGTTATTTATCCTATCGAACGACAGCTTTCTTTGTGACAGGCGATTACAGCCATGCTATTGCCAGCGCGACTTTGGTGGTTATGTTAGCCCTCGTTATTTCTATTGGAATGGCAAGTGGAACGGTAATTCTAAAGCTTTATTACTACATCCGAAAACAACGAGGAATCTCTTCCTAA
- a CDS encoding LacI family DNA-binding transcriptional regulator, with amino-acid sequence MVAKLTDVAKLAGVSPTTVSRVINKKGYLSEKTIQKVNEAMRELGYKPNNLARSLQGKSAKLIGLIFPNISHVFYAELIDKLEHQLFKNGYKTIICNSEHDSEKEREYIEMLEANQVDGIISGSHNLGIEDYNRVTAPIISFDRNLSPDIPVVSSDNYGGGVLAAQTLVKTGAQSIIMITGNDNSNSPTGLRHAGFASILPKAPIINVSSDFSPVRKEMEIKNILTHQKPDAIFASDDLTAILVIKIAQELGISVPEDLKVIGYDGTYFIENYYPHLTTIKQPMKEIAHLTVDLLLQKIEGKEVATTSYFLPVTLLPGKSI; translated from the coding sequence ATGGTCGCAAAACTAACTGATGTCGCAAAACTTGCAGGCGTCAGCCCTACTACCGTCTCACGGGTCATCAATAAAAAGGGGTATCTATCTGAGAAAACCATTCAAAAGGTTAATGAAGCCATGCGAGAATTGGGCTACAAACCCAACAATCTGGCTCGAAGCCTCCAAGGAAAATCTGCCAAGTTGATTGGACTTATTTTTCCAAACATCAGTCATGTCTTTTATGCGGAGTTGATTGACAAGTTGGAACACCAACTCTTCAAAAATGGCTACAAGACCATCATCTGCAACAGCGAACACGACTCTGAAAAAGAACGAGAGTACATTGAAATGCTGGAGGCCAATCAGGTCGATGGTATCATTTCTGGAAGTCACAACTTGGGAATCGAAGACTACAATCGTGTGACAGCACCGATCATTTCCTTTGACCGAAATCTATCACCAGACATCCCTGTCGTCTCCTCTGACAACTACGGTGGCGGTGTCCTCGCAGCCCAAACTTTGGTCAAGACTGGCGCCCAGTCTATCATCATGATTACAGGAAATGACAATTCCAACTCACCGACTGGACTGCGCCATGCTGGCTTTGCCTCTATTCTCCCGAAAGCGCCTATTATCAATGTTTCGAGTGATTTTTCTCCCGTCCGAAAAGAAATGGAAATCAAAAATATCTTGACCCATCAGAAACCAGATGCGATTTTTGCTTCAGATGATTTGACAGCTATCCTGGTTATCAAAATCGCTCAAGAGCTGGGAATTTCTGTTCCTGAAGATCTCAAGGTCATCGGCTATGATGGGACCTACTTTATCGAGAACTACTATCCTCACCTGACAACGATTAAGCAACCTATGAAAGAGATTGCCCACCTCACTGTCGATCTTCTCTTACAGAAGATTGAAGGCAAAGAGGTCGCGACAACTAGTTACTTCTTACCAGTCACACTATTACCAGGAAAAAGTATTTAA